Proteins encoded together in one Festucalex cinctus isolate MCC-2025b chromosome 8, RoL_Fcin_1.0, whole genome shotgun sequence window:
- the LOC144024145 gene encoding tribbles homolog 3-like has product MSVGVAEHCLKRLLDEPQDAPPKRKRVCPDLPPSPAADASPALHLSPAKSPSPKSDQSQSKVKVGPYFLFERREGEDTYRAVHAATQQQYTCQILPLPGYQEKLSAYARLGRHGNICGLLDTVIGRDGAYLFLPAHYGDMHAHVRGSKRLPEEEAALLFAQMLEAVAHCHRSGVVLRDVKLRRFVFTDRFRTRVSLLGLGDCVVLQRGESDALWDRHGCPAYVGPELLAGGSAAPSYSGRAADVWSLGVSLYTMLMGRYPFQDTRPAALFAKIRRGAFGLPAWLSPPAKCLIACMLRKSPEQRLRASELLMHPWLSGSGRVPPPSPPQQQRGSARAPEARREDDEGGDQVVPTCAEKH; this is encoded by the exons ATGAGCGTGGGCGTGGCCGAGCACTGTTTGAAGAGATTATTGGACGAGCCCCAGGATGCCCCGCCCAAACGCAAAAGAGTCTGTCCGGACCTTCCGCCGTCTCCCGCTGCCGATGCGAGCCCTGCGCTTCACCTGAGTCCGGCCAAAAGCCCCTCCCCCAAGTCCGACCAGAGCCAATCAAAAGTCAAGGTTGGGCCCTACTTCCTGTTTGAGCGCCGCGAGGGCGAGGACACGTACAGAGCCGTTCACGCCGCCACGCAGCAGCAGTACACCTGTCAG ATCTTGCCGCTGCCCGGCTACCAGGAGAAGCTGTCGGCGTACGCCCGGCTGGGCCGCCACGGCAACATCTGCGGCCTCCTGGACACGGTGATCGGTCGGGACGGCGCCTACCTGTTCCTGCCCGCCCATTACGGCGACATGCACGCGCACGTGCGCGGCAGCAAGCGCCTGcccgaggaggaggcggcgctcCTGTTCGCGCAGATGCTGGAGGCGGTGGCGCACTGCCACCGCAGCGGCGTGGTGCTCCGGGACGTCAAGCTGCGCCGCTTCGTCTTCACCGACAGATTCAG GACCCGCGTGTCCCTCCTGGGCCTGGGCGACTGCGTGGTCCTCCAGCGCGGCGAGTCGGACGCGCTTTGGGACCGCCACGGCTGCCCCGCCTACGTGGGGCCCGAGCTGCTGGCCGGCGGCTCGGCGGCGCCGTCGTACTCGGGCCGCGCCGCCGACGTGTGGAGCCTGGGCGTGTCCCTGTACACCATGCTGATGGGCCGCTACCCCTTCCAGGACACCCGGCCCGCCGCCCTCTTCGCCAAGATCCGGCGCGGGGCCTTCGGTCTGCCCGCCTGGCTGTCGCCGCCGGCCAAGTGCTTGATCGCGTGCATGCTGCGCAAGTCGCCCGAGCAGCGGCTGCGGGCGTCCGAGCTGCTGATGCACCCGTGGTTGAGCGGGTCGGGCCGCGtgccgccgccgtcgccgccgcAGCAGCAGCGCGGCTCGGCCCGGGCGCCGGAGGCGAGACGTGAGGACGACGAAGGCGGCGATCAGGTGGTGCCCACCTGCGCCGAAAAAcactaa